The following are encoded together in the Brassica napus cultivar Da-Ae chromosome A9, Da-Ae, whole genome shotgun sequence genome:
- the LOC106432051 gene encoding protein transport protein SEC16A homolog isoform X1, producing MASNPHSLLLDDQSDDEDFFDKLVDDSYSPSQAQAQAASSSANELKFGSDSDDDAKAFANLSLGDGDVQLNESASPGNDVVANEGPSSSMRKEETSSVPMEEADANKLSGDLVVRSEVEDKPLSEAVKDGSGSPGVKEVDWGSFCADSSVNDGGGFGSYSDFFTQLDGSSTGNLQGKAEVDAGNLESNDTKNTSFGFDSSAGLGQQHQGEVSQDSTSEQYVDNSQAWENSYPGWKYDASTGQWYQVDGHDASVTSQESYIHSASNWESSVASTDNSNVAYLSQSTSSAVAGTAESMSTWNQVSQVANGYPEHMVFDPQYPGWYYDTIAQEWRSLDSYNQASQTTGTSQAYDQQAQNVQSLGAMSHNYTESNIYNVNGKSQAFKAQDSGIQNQQGSWDQSYYANNQPQVTNTWQSENGGNNEASVTSVSFSHFGGNQQVNSLYSTESVAEQFKPNENGAQSFIPQHMNMASVPQHGPMSFSNDFYNRQKSVDDTQQSYQSNQLFSPSVGRSPDGRPPHALVSFGFGGKLILMKDTNASLQNSSFGSQGAGGSSISVLNLAEVTSGNASFSSLGEDSSSYFRSLHQRCLPGPLVGGNVGNKDLNKWLDESILHCESSDMDFSRGKLLKMLMSLLRISCQYYGKLRSPFGTDTTQKETDSAEAAVAKLFAFAKKDGFQNGGYAPLSQCLQHLPPESQMQVTASEVQNLLASGRKMEALQCAQEGHLWGPALVIAAQLGEQFYADTVKQMALRQLVPGSPLRTLCLLVAGQPAEVFSNGSTSGISVPGSVSAPQHQTQFGSSSMLDNWEENLGIITANRTTDDELVITHLGDCMWKERSEIIAAHICYLIADKNFDPYSDSARLCLVGADHWKYPRTYASPEAIQRTELYEYSKTLGNSQYILLPFQPYKIIYAHMLAEVGKLSVAQKYCQAVSKCLKTGRSTEVETWKQFVSSLEERIRFHQQGGYTVAPAKLVGKFLNFIDSTAHRVVGGVPPPAPHSTTGNLQANEYQHHQQQEAAKLPYSQSANTMQSLMSHASMEPIRELDGNSRTMAVHSRSVSEPDFGRTPIQDQPVSSKDKATDGVPQVKPTVNVTSSRFSSFGFGILKNTVRRVLPSRSSKEAKLGDENQFYYDEKLKRWVEKGVEPPAEEAALPPPPTVGTYRSNSLGYENKSEVKNEMSPPSGSLTGIPPISQGSNPFSARARPRGRYVDTYNPDRGNSQTMFQSALAKSAKPPIPAKANFFIPAAPASSSTSNDQVTTEMAAAETSQEYSAEEATAPPPPPSDSSFQSPTPSPITMQRFPSLDNIKRSGSGTSLNGDFPSSGSRRTASWSGSLNSSFTSPTGPSNLKPSPLNGSSSSLGEELQDVEL from the exons ATGGCTTCAAACCCTCACTCTCTTCTACTTGATGACCAATCGGACGACGAGGATTTCTTCGACAAGCTTGTTGACGACTCCTACTCTCCCAGCCAAGCTCAAGCTCAAGCTGCGTCTTCTTCTGCCAACGAGCTGAAATTTGGGAGTGACTCCGATGATGACGCCAAAGCGTTTGCGAATCTCTCTCTGGGTGATGGAGATGTGCAATTGAATGAATCAGCAAGCCCGGGGAACGATGTTGTTGCAAACGAGGGTCCTAGTAGTTCGATGCGGAAGGAAGAGACTTCATCGGTTCCTATGGAAGAAGCTGATGCGAATAAGTTAAGTGGTGATTTGGTGGTGAGATCGGAGGTGGAGGATAAGCCGTTATCTGAAGCAGTTAAAGATGGATCTGGGAGCCCTGGGGTTAAGGAGGTTGATTGGGGCTCTTTTTGTGCAGATTCATCTGTTAATGATGGCGGCGGGTTTGGttcttactctgacttcttcacCCAGTTGGATGGATCTTCTACAGGAAACTTACAGGGAAAGGCGGAGGTAGATGCGGGGAACTTAGAATCCAATGATACGAAGAACACAAGTTTTGGTTTTGATAGTTCAGCAGGTTTGGGGCAACAACATCAGGGTGAAGTGAGTCAAGATTCTACAAGTGAGCAGTACGTTGATAACAGTCAAGCTTGGGAAAATAGCTATCCTGGATGGAAATATGATGCTAGTACTGGCCAGTGGTATCAAGTTGATGGCCATGATGCAAGTGTGACTTCACAGGAGAGCTATATACACTCAGCGAGTAACTGGGAAAGCAGCGTCGCCTCTACTGATAACTCCAATGTTGCTTATCTGAGTCAGAGTACATCATCTGCAGTGGCTGGCACAGCGGAGAGTATGTCTACTTGGAACCAGGTTTCACAGGTGGCAAATGGATATCCAGAACACATGGTCTTTGACCCACAGTATCCGGGGTGGTACTATGACACAATTGCTCAAGAATGGCGCTCTCTGGACAGCTACAACCAGGCTTCTCAAACAACTGGAACTAGTCAAGCTTATGATCAGCAAGCTCAGAACGTCCAATCTCTTGGAGCTATGTCTCACAACTATACCGAGAGTAACATTTATAATGTTAATGGTAAAAGCCAGGCATTCAAAGCGCAAGACTCTGGTATACAGAACCAACAGGGAAGTTGGGACCAGTCTTACTATGCCAACAATCAGCCGCAGGTTACAAACACATGGCAATCAGAAAATGGAGGTAATAATGAGGCGTCTGTAACTTCTGTCTCGTTTTCACACTTCGGAGGAAACCAGCAAGTAAATAGTTTGTACAGTACGGAATCTGTGGCTGAACAGTTTAAGCCAAATGAGAATGGAGCTCAAAGCTTCATCCCTCAGCATATGAATATGGCTAGTGTCCCGCAGCATGGACCAATGAGTTTCTCAAACGATTTCTATAATAGACAGAAATCTGTAGATGATACTCAACAGTCATATCAAAGCAATCAGCTTTTCTCCCCAAGTGTAGGAAGATCACCTGATGGGCGTCCACCACATGCACTTGTGAGTTTTGGCTTTGGTGGGAAGCTCATTCTTATGAAGGATACTAACGCCTCTCTCCAGAATTCATCATTCGGAAGTCAG GGGGCTGGGGGAAGCTCTATATCCGTCCTAAACTTGGCGGAAGTTACTTCTGGGAATGCTTCTTTTTCAAGTCTTGGGGAAGACTCTTCGAGTTATTTTCGTTCTCTGCATCAACGATGTCTTCCAGGTCCCTTGGTTGGAGGAAATGTTGGAAATAAAGACCTAAATAAGTGGCTTGATGAGAGTATTTTACATTGTGAATCTTCTGACATGGACTTTTCAAGAGGGAAGCTTTTGAAAATGCTTATGTCTTTGCTCAGAATATCTTGTCAGTATTATGGGAAACTCCGGTCTCCTTTTGGGACTGATACAACGCAAAAG GAAACAGATTCTGCTGAAGCAGCAGTCGCAAAACTTTTTGCATTTGCCAAGAAAGATGGTTTTCAAAATGGTGGCTATGCTCCATTAAGCCAATGCTTGCAGCATTTACCTCCTGAATCACAAATGCAA GTAACTGCATCAGAGGTGCAGAATCTTCTGGCTTCTGGTAGGAAAATGGAGGCTCTGCAATGTGCACAAGAAGGCCATTTATGGGGACCAGCGCTTGTTATCGCGGCACAGCTTGGGGAGCAGTTCTATGCTGATACTGTGAAACAGATGGCCCTTCGCCAGCTGGTGCCTGGGTCACCTTTGCGAACATTGTGCTTGCTGGTTGCGGGGCAACCCGCTGAAGTGTTCTCCAATGGCAGCACAAGCGGTATCAGTGTTCCTGGTTCCGTAAGTGCGCCTCAACATCAAACCCAG TTTGGAAGTAGTAGCATGCTTGATAATTGGGAAGAGAATTTGGGTATAATAACTGCTAACAGAACCACAGATGATGAGCTTGTGATTACTCATCTTGGAGATTGCATGTGGAAAGAAAGGAGCGAG ATAATTGCGGCGCATATTTGCTATTTAATTGCGGATAAGAACTTTGATCCATACTCAGATAGTGCCAGGCTCTGCCTTGTCGGAGCAGATCATTGGAAATATCCTAGAACCTATGCAAGTCCAGAGGCTATACAG AGAACAGAGTTATACGAGTACTCTAAGACGCTGGGAAACTCTCAGTATATCTTGTTGCCGTTTCAAccatataaaatcatatatgcCCATATGCTGGCTGAAGTTGGTAAACTTTCGGTCGCACAGAA GTACTGTCAAGCAGTATCGAAGTGTCTCAAGACTGGCCGATCAACTGAAGTGGAAACATGGAAACAGTTTGTTTCATCACTGGAAGAGAGAATCCGTTTCCACCAACAG GGCGGGTATACTGTGGCCCCAGCAAAACTTGTCGGAAAATTTCTCAACTTTATTGATAGTACAGCACATCGTGTTGTTGGGGGGGTGCCACCACCAGCACCACATTCAACTACAGGAAACCTACAGGCAAATGAGTATCAGCATCATCAACAGCAGGAGGCTGCTAAGTTGCCATATAGTCAATCTGCTAATACAATGCAATCATTGATGTCGCATGCCTCAATGGAACCAATACGTGAGTTGGATGGGAACTCAAGGACGATGGCAGTACATTCTAGAAGTGTCTCAGAGCCAGATTTCGGTAGGACGCCAATACAG GATCAGCCTGTCTCCTCAAAAGACAAAGCTACAGATGGGGTGCCACAGGTGAAACCAACCGTGAATGTGACAAGTTCGCGGTTTAGCAGCTTTGGTTTTGGCATATTGAAGAACACCGTACGGAGGGTCTTACCATCTCGGTCATCTAAAGAG GCGAAACTGGGTGATGAAAATCAATTTTACTATGACGAAAAATTAAAGAGATGGGTGGAGAAAGGTGTAGAACCCCCAGCTGAGGAAGCTGCAttgcctcctcctccaacagTAGGCACATACAGAAGCAACTCACTGGGTTATGAAAACAAATCTGAGGTGAAGAACGAGATGTCTCCACCTAGTGGGAGCTTGACGGGAATCCCACCAATCTCACAGGGCTCGAATCCATTCTCAGCTCGTGCACGTCCGAG GGGCAGATACGTGGACACCTATAATCCAGACCGTGGAAACTCTCAGACAATGTTTCAGTCAGCTCTTGCAAAATCTGCTAAACCACCAATCCCTGCTAAAGCaaatttcttcatcccagcaGCACCTGCATCATCATCAACTTCAAACGACCAGGTAACCACCGAGATGGCTGCTGCTGAAACCAGTCAGGAGTACTCAGCAGAAGAAGCCACCGcccctccaccaccaccaagcGACTCTTCATTCCAGTCCCCGACACCATCTCCAATTACAATGCAGAGATTTCCAAGTCTAGATAACATCAAAAGAAGTGGATCAGGAACGAGTCTTAACGGTGATTTTCCTTCGTCAGGTTCCAGAAGAACAGCTTCATGGAGTGGAAGTTTGAACAGCTCGTTTACATCTCCAACGGGTCCATCAAACCTCAAACCAAGCCCACTCAACGGTAGCAGCAGCAGCCTTGGAGAGGAGCTTCAAGACGTGGAACTGTAA
- the LOC106432038 gene encoding cytochrome b561 and DOMON domain-containing protein At5g47530: protein MAKSSNLLLCLSVFIFIITKFALAQTCSNYKFSSNTLFESCNDLHVLDSFIHYTYNSSSGNLQVAYRHTNLTSKKWVAWAVNPTSTGMVGAQAIVASPQPDGSVRAYTSPVSSYQTSLQEGDLSFNVSELSATYQNNEMTIFATLTLPLANGGNINTVWQDGSLSGTNLLPHPTSGNNIRSVSTLNLHSAASGGGGAGAGDSKLGLQVSSWAGNQPGFSLALTVLSVSLSSALQQFKCLLCF, encoded by the exons ATGGCCAAATCTTCAAATCTCCTCCTCTGTCTCTCTGTTTTCATCTTTATCATCACTAAATTCGCCTTGGCTCAGACATGTTCCAACTACAAATTCTCCAGCAACACTCTCTTTGAGTCATGTAACGACCTCCATGTTCTTGATTCCTTCATTCACTACACTTACAACTCTTCTTCCGGCAATCTCCAAGTAGCTTATCGCCACACAAATCTCACCTCCAAGAAATGGGTGGCATGGGCAGTGAACCCCACTTCCACAGGCATGGTCGGAGCTCAAGCCATTGTAGCTTCACCACAACCAGATGGCAGTGTTAGGGCTTACACTTCACCCGTCAGCAGCTACCAGACGAGTCTCCAAGAAGGTGACCTGAGTTTCAACGTCTCTGAGTTATCTGCTACTTATCAAAACAACGAGATGACAATCTTCGCAACTCTGACTCTTCCTCTTGCTAATGGTGGAAACATTAACACTGTGTGGCAAGATGGGTCTCTCTCCGGGACCAATCTTCTGCCTCATCCAACTTCTGGCAACAATATCCGCTCTGTTTCCACTCTGAATCTCCACTCCGCTGCATCAGGAGGTGGAGGAGCAGGAGCAGGAGACTCCAAGCTTGGGCTACAGGTCTCAAGCTGGGCGGGGAATCAGCCGGGATTCAGTTTAGCGCTCACCGTGCTATCGGTATCGCTATCTTCTGCCTTGCAACAGTTCAA GTGTTTGCTTTGTTTCTAA
- the LOC106432040 gene encoding ras-related protein RABA5a, producing MEMAFHSEDDKSEDYLFKIVLIGDSAVGKSNLLARFARDEFYPNSKSTIGVEFQTQKIDINGKEIKAQIWDTAGQERFRAVTSAYYRGAVGALLVYDISRKQTFHSIGRWLNELHTHSDMNVVTILVGNKSDLKDIREVPTAEGKALAEAQGLFFMETSALDSSNVAAAFETVVKEIYNILSRKVMSSQELNKQDPPASLSNGKKVVIPSEAQGEAKKGGCCST from the exons ATGGAGATGGCTTTTCATTCTGAGGACGATAAGAGCGAAGACTACCTCTTTAAGATTGTTCTAATAGGTGATTCCGCAGTTGGGAAGTCAAACTTGCTGGCGAGATTTGCTAGGGATGAGTTCTATCCCAACTCAAAGTCTACCATTGGAGTGGAGTTTCAGACGCAGAAGATTGATATCAACGGAAAAGAGATCAAAGCGCAGATATGGGACACGGCAGGCCAAGAACGTTTTCGAGCAGTCACTTCAGCTTATTACAGAGGTGCTGTTGGAGCTCTACTGGTTTACGACATCAGCAGAAAGCAGACCTTTCACAGCATTGGTAGATGGCTCAACGAGCTTCACA CACACTCTGATATGAACGTTGTGACGATCTTGGTGGGGAACAAGTCGGATCTTAAGGACATAAGAGAAGTGCCAACAGCGGAAGGGAAGGCGTTAGCGGAAGCTCAGGGGCTTTTCTTTATGGAGACATCGGCTCTGGACTCGTCAAACGTGGCGGCTGCGTTCGAGACTGTTGTGAAGGAGATTTACAACATATTGAGCAGGAAAGTGATGAGCTCACAGGAGTTGAACAAGCAAGATCCTCCTGCCTCGCTCAGCAATGGCAAGAAAGTTGTGATTCCATCCGAGGCACAGGGGGAGGCTAAGAAAGGTGGGTGTTGTTCTACGTGA
- the LOC106432051 gene encoding protein transport protein SEC16A homolog isoform X2 gives MASNPHSLLLDDQSDDEDFFDKLVDDSYSPSQAQAQAASSSANELKFGSDSDDDAKAFANLSLGDGDVQLNESASPGNDVVANEGPSSSMRKEETSSVPMEEADANKLSGDLVVRSEVEDKPLSEAVKDGSGSPGVKEVDWGSFCADSSVNDGGGFGSYSDFFTQLDGSSTGNLQGKAEVDAGNLESNDTKNTSFGFDSSAGLGQQHQGEVSQDSTSEQYVDNSQAWENSYPGWKYDASTGQWYQVDGHDASVTSQESYIHSASNWESSVASTDNSNVAYLSQSTSSAVAGTAESMSTWNQVSQVANGYPEHMVFDPQYPGWYYDTIAQEWRSLDSYNQASQTTGTSQAYDQQAQNVQSLGAMSHNYTESNIYNVNGKSQAFKAQDSGIQNQQGSWDQSYYANNQPQVTNTWQSENGGNNEASVTSVSFSHFGGNQQVNSLYSTESVAEQFKPNENGAQSFIPQHMNMASVPQHGPMSFSNDFYNRQKSVDDTQQSYQSNQLFSPSVGRSPDGRPPHALVSFGFGGKLILMKDTNASLQNSSFGSQGAGGSSISVLNLAEVTSGNASFSSLGEDSSSYFRSLHQRCLPGPLVGGNVGNKDLNKWLDESILHCESSDMDFSRGKLLKMLMSLLRISCQYYGKLRSPFGTDTTQKETDSAEAAVAKLFAFAKKDGFQNGGYAPLSQCLQHLPPESQMQVTASEVQNLLASGRKMEALQCAQEGHLWGPALVIAAQLGEQFYADTVKQMALRQLVPGSPLRTLCLLVAGQPAEVFSNGSTSGISVPGSVSAPQHQTQFGSSSMLDNWEENLGIITANRTTDDELVITHLGDCMWKERSEIIAAHICYLIADKNFDPYSDSARLCLVGADHWKYPRTYASPEAIQRTELYEYSKTLGNSQYILLPFQPYKIIYAHMLAEVGKLSVAQKYCQAVSKCLKTGRSTEVETWKQFVSSLEERIRFHQQGGYTVAPAKLVGKFLNFIDSTAHRVVGGVPPPAPHSTTGNLQANEYQHHQQQEAAKLPYSQSANTMQSLMSHASMEPIRELDGNSRTMAVHSRSVSEPDFGRTPIQPVSSKDKATDGVPQVKPTVNVTSSRFSSFGFGILKNTVRRVLPSRSSKEAKLGDENQFYYDEKLKRWVEKGVEPPAEEAALPPPPTVGTYRSNSLGYENKSEVKNEMSPPSGSLTGIPPISQGSNPFSARARPRGRYVDTYNPDRGNSQTMFQSALAKSAKPPIPAKANFFIPAAPASSSTSNDQVTTEMAAAETSQEYSAEEATAPPPPPSDSSFQSPTPSPITMQRFPSLDNIKRSGSGTSLNGDFPSSGSRRTASWSGSLNSSFTSPTGPSNLKPSPLNGSSSSLGEELQDVEL, from the exons ATGGCTTCAAACCCTCACTCTCTTCTACTTGATGACCAATCGGACGACGAGGATTTCTTCGACAAGCTTGTTGACGACTCCTACTCTCCCAGCCAAGCTCAAGCTCAAGCTGCGTCTTCTTCTGCCAACGAGCTGAAATTTGGGAGTGACTCCGATGATGACGCCAAAGCGTTTGCGAATCTCTCTCTGGGTGATGGAGATGTGCAATTGAATGAATCAGCAAGCCCGGGGAACGATGTTGTTGCAAACGAGGGTCCTAGTAGTTCGATGCGGAAGGAAGAGACTTCATCGGTTCCTATGGAAGAAGCTGATGCGAATAAGTTAAGTGGTGATTTGGTGGTGAGATCGGAGGTGGAGGATAAGCCGTTATCTGAAGCAGTTAAAGATGGATCTGGGAGCCCTGGGGTTAAGGAGGTTGATTGGGGCTCTTTTTGTGCAGATTCATCTGTTAATGATGGCGGCGGGTTTGGttcttactctgacttcttcacCCAGTTGGATGGATCTTCTACAGGAAACTTACAGGGAAAGGCGGAGGTAGATGCGGGGAACTTAGAATCCAATGATACGAAGAACACAAGTTTTGGTTTTGATAGTTCAGCAGGTTTGGGGCAACAACATCAGGGTGAAGTGAGTCAAGATTCTACAAGTGAGCAGTACGTTGATAACAGTCAAGCTTGGGAAAATAGCTATCCTGGATGGAAATATGATGCTAGTACTGGCCAGTGGTATCAAGTTGATGGCCATGATGCAAGTGTGACTTCACAGGAGAGCTATATACACTCAGCGAGTAACTGGGAAAGCAGCGTCGCCTCTACTGATAACTCCAATGTTGCTTATCTGAGTCAGAGTACATCATCTGCAGTGGCTGGCACAGCGGAGAGTATGTCTACTTGGAACCAGGTTTCACAGGTGGCAAATGGATATCCAGAACACATGGTCTTTGACCCACAGTATCCGGGGTGGTACTATGACACAATTGCTCAAGAATGGCGCTCTCTGGACAGCTACAACCAGGCTTCTCAAACAACTGGAACTAGTCAAGCTTATGATCAGCAAGCTCAGAACGTCCAATCTCTTGGAGCTATGTCTCACAACTATACCGAGAGTAACATTTATAATGTTAATGGTAAAAGCCAGGCATTCAAAGCGCAAGACTCTGGTATACAGAACCAACAGGGAAGTTGGGACCAGTCTTACTATGCCAACAATCAGCCGCAGGTTACAAACACATGGCAATCAGAAAATGGAGGTAATAATGAGGCGTCTGTAACTTCTGTCTCGTTTTCACACTTCGGAGGAAACCAGCAAGTAAATAGTTTGTACAGTACGGAATCTGTGGCTGAACAGTTTAAGCCAAATGAGAATGGAGCTCAAAGCTTCATCCCTCAGCATATGAATATGGCTAGTGTCCCGCAGCATGGACCAATGAGTTTCTCAAACGATTTCTATAATAGACAGAAATCTGTAGATGATACTCAACAGTCATATCAAAGCAATCAGCTTTTCTCCCCAAGTGTAGGAAGATCACCTGATGGGCGTCCACCACATGCACTTGTGAGTTTTGGCTTTGGTGGGAAGCTCATTCTTATGAAGGATACTAACGCCTCTCTCCAGAATTCATCATTCGGAAGTCAG GGGGCTGGGGGAAGCTCTATATCCGTCCTAAACTTGGCGGAAGTTACTTCTGGGAATGCTTCTTTTTCAAGTCTTGGGGAAGACTCTTCGAGTTATTTTCGTTCTCTGCATCAACGATGTCTTCCAGGTCCCTTGGTTGGAGGAAATGTTGGAAATAAAGACCTAAATAAGTGGCTTGATGAGAGTATTTTACATTGTGAATCTTCTGACATGGACTTTTCAAGAGGGAAGCTTTTGAAAATGCTTATGTCTTTGCTCAGAATATCTTGTCAGTATTATGGGAAACTCCGGTCTCCTTTTGGGACTGATACAACGCAAAAG GAAACAGATTCTGCTGAAGCAGCAGTCGCAAAACTTTTTGCATTTGCCAAGAAAGATGGTTTTCAAAATGGTGGCTATGCTCCATTAAGCCAATGCTTGCAGCATTTACCTCCTGAATCACAAATGCAA GTAACTGCATCAGAGGTGCAGAATCTTCTGGCTTCTGGTAGGAAAATGGAGGCTCTGCAATGTGCACAAGAAGGCCATTTATGGGGACCAGCGCTTGTTATCGCGGCACAGCTTGGGGAGCAGTTCTATGCTGATACTGTGAAACAGATGGCCCTTCGCCAGCTGGTGCCTGGGTCACCTTTGCGAACATTGTGCTTGCTGGTTGCGGGGCAACCCGCTGAAGTGTTCTCCAATGGCAGCACAAGCGGTATCAGTGTTCCTGGTTCCGTAAGTGCGCCTCAACATCAAACCCAG TTTGGAAGTAGTAGCATGCTTGATAATTGGGAAGAGAATTTGGGTATAATAACTGCTAACAGAACCACAGATGATGAGCTTGTGATTACTCATCTTGGAGATTGCATGTGGAAAGAAAGGAGCGAG ATAATTGCGGCGCATATTTGCTATTTAATTGCGGATAAGAACTTTGATCCATACTCAGATAGTGCCAGGCTCTGCCTTGTCGGAGCAGATCATTGGAAATATCCTAGAACCTATGCAAGTCCAGAGGCTATACAG AGAACAGAGTTATACGAGTACTCTAAGACGCTGGGAAACTCTCAGTATATCTTGTTGCCGTTTCAAccatataaaatcatatatgcCCATATGCTGGCTGAAGTTGGTAAACTTTCGGTCGCACAGAA GTACTGTCAAGCAGTATCGAAGTGTCTCAAGACTGGCCGATCAACTGAAGTGGAAACATGGAAACAGTTTGTTTCATCACTGGAAGAGAGAATCCGTTTCCACCAACAG GGCGGGTATACTGTGGCCCCAGCAAAACTTGTCGGAAAATTTCTCAACTTTATTGATAGTACAGCACATCGTGTTGTTGGGGGGGTGCCACCACCAGCACCACATTCAACTACAGGAAACCTACAGGCAAATGAGTATCAGCATCATCAACAGCAGGAGGCTGCTAAGTTGCCATATAGTCAATCTGCTAATACAATGCAATCATTGATGTCGCATGCCTCAATGGAACCAATACGTGAGTTGGATGGGAACTCAAGGACGATGGCAGTACATTCTAGAAGTGTCTCAGAGCCAGATTTCGGTAGGACGCCAATACAG CCTGTCTCCTCAAAAGACAAAGCTACAGATGGGGTGCCACAGGTGAAACCAACCGTGAATGTGACAAGTTCGCGGTTTAGCAGCTTTGGTTTTGGCATATTGAAGAACACCGTACGGAGGGTCTTACCATCTCGGTCATCTAAAGAG GCGAAACTGGGTGATGAAAATCAATTTTACTATGACGAAAAATTAAAGAGATGGGTGGAGAAAGGTGTAGAACCCCCAGCTGAGGAAGCTGCAttgcctcctcctccaacagTAGGCACATACAGAAGCAACTCACTGGGTTATGAAAACAAATCTGAGGTGAAGAACGAGATGTCTCCACCTAGTGGGAGCTTGACGGGAATCCCACCAATCTCACAGGGCTCGAATCCATTCTCAGCTCGTGCACGTCCGAG GGGCAGATACGTGGACACCTATAATCCAGACCGTGGAAACTCTCAGACAATGTTTCAGTCAGCTCTTGCAAAATCTGCTAAACCACCAATCCCTGCTAAAGCaaatttcttcatcccagcaGCACCTGCATCATCATCAACTTCAAACGACCAGGTAACCACCGAGATGGCTGCTGCTGAAACCAGTCAGGAGTACTCAGCAGAAGAAGCCACCGcccctccaccaccaccaagcGACTCTTCATTCCAGTCCCCGACACCATCTCCAATTACAATGCAGAGATTTCCAAGTCTAGATAACATCAAAAGAAGTGGATCAGGAACGAGTCTTAACGGTGATTTTCCTTCGTCAGGTTCCAGAAGAACAGCTTCATGGAGTGGAAGTTTGAACAGCTCGTTTACATCTCCAACGGGTCCATCAAACCTCAAACCAAGCCCACTCAACGGTAGCAGCAGCAGCCTTGGAGAGGAGCTTCAAGACGTGGAACTGTAA
- the LOC106432039 gene encoding putative MO25-like protein At5g47540: MAELSRNIRDIKFILYGNSEAEPVAEACAQLTQEFFRQDTLRLFITSLPILNLETRKDATQVVANLQRQQVNYKLIASDYLEANLDLMDVLILGFENLDMALHYGAMFRECIRHQIVAKYVLESEHVKKFFDYIQLANFDIAADAAATFKELLTRHKSTVADFLTNNEEWFFADYNSKLLESVNYVTRRQAIKLLGDILLDRSNSAVMTKYVSSMDYLMILMNLLIESSKSIQIEAFHVFKLFVANQNKPAEIVNIMVTNRSKLLRLLADLRPDKEDERFEADKSQVLREISSLEPLVLA, translated from the exons ATGGCGGAGCTAAGCAGGAACATCCGTGATATAAAGTTCATTCTCTATGGAAACAGCGAGGCCGAGCCTGTTGCTGAAGCTTGTGCACAGCTGACTCAAGAGTTCTTTAGACAGGATACTCTACGCCTCTTCATTACCTCTCTCCCTATTCTCAACTTGGAG ACTAGGAAAGATGCTACGCAAGTTGTTGCAAATCTACAGAGGCAGCAAGTCAATTATAAGTTGATTGCTTCTGATTATCTTGAAGCCAACCTTGATCTCATGGATGTTTTAATACTAGG GTTTGAGAACTTAGACATGGCTTTACATTATGGTGCTATGTTTAGGGAGTGCATCCGCCATCAGATTGTTGCCAA ATATGTTTTGGAGTCTGAGCACGTGAAGAAGTTCTTTGATTACATACAGCTTGCTAACTTTGACATTGCTGCCGATGCAGCTGCTACTTTTAag gAGCTGCTAACTAGGCATAAGTCTACCGTTGCCGACTTTCTCACCAATAATGAAGAATGG TTCTTTGCGGACTACAACTCAAAGCTTCTTGAATCAGTTAATTATGTAACCAGACGGCAAGCTATTAAG TTATTGGGTGATATATTACTGGATCGATCAAATTCAGCTGTGATGACGAAATATGTGAGCTCAATGGATTACTTAATGATTCTCATGAATCTTCTGATA GAGTCTAGCAAGAGCATCCAGATAGAAGCATTCCACGTTTTCAAG CTGTTTGTGGCGAACCAAAACAAGCCTGCAGAGATAGTCAACATTATGGTGACTAACAGAAGCAAGCTTCTTAGATTGTTGGCTGATTTGAGACCAGACAAAG AGGACGAGAGGTTTGAAGCAGACAAAAGTCAGGTCTTGAGAGAAATATCATCCCTTGAGCCGCTAGTTCTTGCATGA